The sequence AGGAAATCGCTGCGCTCGGCGAGCTGCTCGATCGGGTACCCGCGGTACTCGAGGATGCCCCGATCGCCGTCGATGAACGTGATGCGGCTGCGACACGACGACGTGTTGAGGAACGCCGGGTCGTGACTGACGAGGCCGAAGTCGTCGGGCCCCGTCTTGATCTGGCGCAGATCCATGGCCCGGATGGCCCCGTCGGCGATCGGCACTTCGTAGCGCGCGCCGGTGCGATTGTCGATGATCGTGAGCGTGTCTGCCATACGTCGTGCCGTGTTCGCTGAGAAAGCCGTGGATGAATGGCGCCTCAACGCTCCTCGTCGGGCGCCGGAATCAGGTGTTCCGGATCCACCGGCGGTCCGGGAATCCGGTAGCTGCCGTCGGCCCACTCGGCCAGGTCGAGCAGCCGGCAGCGCTCGCTGCAGAAGGGCCGCCACGCGGCCGCGGCTGGCCGGCGACGACAGTAGACGCACAGCCGGGCCTCGTTCACGCGCACATTGTAGGCTGAGTCACCCCGGTCGGTCGAGAGCGTCGGCCGACTGCGGCCGAGGGTGCGTACGCCGTGCCTCTGTTCAGCGCGGCGCGGACGCGCGGCGGCGGCCGGCCGGGCTCTTCCTTCGGCTGGCCGGCGTTCGTGGGGGCCGACGCGGCGCCAGGGCGGCCACGGGAGGTGAGGCGGACAGGTCGGCCGGCAGCGGGCTCACCACCTCGAGGCGCACCGGCTTGCCGAGCACGCGTTCGACCGGCGCCAGATGACGACTCGCCGCCCACATCTCCAGTTCCGCGTCCGCGGTCGTGCGGATTCTCAGGAGCACGTCGTCTCCACGGTCGATGACGTCGAGGCCGGCCACGACCTGGGCGCGGCTGCGGTCGAGGCCCTCGGCCAGCGTGGTGAAGGCGGCGAACACGCGCACGGTCTTGCGCGTGGCGGGCCGCAGGCGGCGGAAGCCGTCATGCGACTTCTTCGGCCGACCGCGGCGGTGGTAGCGGGCGACGAGCGCGATCGTCTCGATCTCGTCGGGCTCGAAACCCCGCAGGTCGCCGTGCTTGATCAGGTAGTACGAGTGGTCGTGGTGTCCCTCGTAGCTGATGTGGACCCCGACGTCGTGCAGCAGGGCGCCGAACTCGAGCCACTCGCGCTCCCGATCGCCGAGCCCGTGAAGATGGCGGGTCTGGTCGAAGAGGGCCAGGGCGAGCCGGGCCACCTGCTGGGGGTGCGCCGACCAGTAGTTGCAGCGCTCGCCGAGTTCGACGACGCTGCGGCGTCGGATGTCGGGGTACCGATCGATCTTGACGATGTGCGACTGGTGCCGGCGGATGTAGTCGAGCACCAGGCCCTCGCGCAGCGCCAGATCGCAGAGCGTGAGCTCCTCGGCGCCGAGCAGCCGCAGGATCGTGTCGAGCAGGATGGCGCCGCCCACGACGATGTCGGCGCGCCGCG comes from Acidobacteriota bacterium and encodes:
- the yacG gene encoding DNA gyrase inhibitor YacG, which produces MNEARLCVYCRRRPAAAAWRPFCSERCRLLDLAEWADGSYRIPGPPVDPEHLIPAPDEER
- a CDS encoding Ppx/GppA family phosphatase; the protein is MRLAAVDIGTNSVHMIIVRVRPDLSFEVIDREKEMVRLGAGGLDGRRLTDTAMTAALQALSKFRRLADSHEVDEIVAGATSATREAENGGDFLAAIASQTGIRARVISGADEARLIHVAAGYGVDLNDGTGVVIDIGGGSVEITCGPAREPELARSFKAGVIRLTERFVRSDPLSTRDERRLVKYVERQVGGHVAQIVKRGFARVIGTSGTVLSLGALAALEATGSVPTDVRNLRVSTKALRRVRKRLVAMDQRERLEMPGLDPRRADIVVGGAILLDTILRLLGAEELTLCDLALREGLVLDYIRRHQSHIVKIDRYPDIRRRSVVELGERCNYWSAHPQQVARLALALFDQTRHLHGLGDREREWLEFGALLHDVGVHISYEGHHDHSYYLIKHGDLRGFEPDEIETIALVARYHRRGRPKKSHDGFRRLRPATRKTVRVFAAFTTLAEGLDRSRAQVVAGLDVIDRGDDVLLRIRTTADAELEMWAASRHLAPVERVLGKPVRLEVVSPLPADLSASPPVAALAPRRPPRTPASRRKSPAGRRRASAPR